The Rosa rugosa chromosome 1, drRosRugo1.1, whole genome shotgun sequence genomic sequence actcaaaaagaatattataaattatagagaaccgcatctcactctctatatttaggagcgagatagctaaaagttataatagagagccacttaggagtctggtgcaggtgttaaaatatataaaaagctaaacatgctctctaaaatagctaaggagccaagatagagagtctgctaaagatgctctaagtctTTATTTTATAGGTGGGAAGTCATGAGTTTAACTTACAATAGACTAGTttgttgtatatgagttgtttatttaataaataaaaaacttaatataatttaaaaaaaaaaaaacaaataagggattaggcgatattagttcctcggaaACAGACGATGTAGGGAGCAAGTCTCACCCTCAATCCCGAAGGAGAAGGGTCTGCCACACTCAAGTCCCATATGTGAACATTGAAATCAATGAAATCTATCAGCACAAAATTTTTGGTGCAAGATGAATCCGGATAACTTAAAGTCTCAATAATCAGCTCTAGACAAAGAAAAACTAATGGATATAAAATGCGATGTACTGGAGACAATTCTTGAATTTACAACCTCTTTCGCACTATTGGTTTACTGTTATCAGTAtgaccaatatttttcaaaaaaactcATACTAAAAATGGGGAGCCAATAACTATTAATCACACTAGAAAACTTATCTCATATTGTTTTGTAATCTTAGAGTCACTCTGTATTTCCTTCATGATAACCCATCGATGCTTCTTTTGAACACTCGGATAAAATGGTTTTATAGATCGATTTTTTTAAGAGCGTCCataattttaaaaacaaatagaGAGAAAAGCATGTTGAACTGACACGTGACGTGGCTGAATGTCCCACTCCCACTCCACCTGGCCCAGCCACAGCCTATAGCCCACATACAGTCACTCACCTCCTGTCCGTGCTGCCTTTGCGCTTTTCTGTCCACcttccttttccaattttttatgttcttttcctttccttttatatatgtatttatttttccaTTAGGGTTCCAACCTGAAAAGAAGAAACCAGTTTTAGGGTTTAAATGAATGAAAAGGAGGGAAAGCGTGTTGGGATGAGATGAGATAATGGCACTCAGGAAGCaacccaaaactcaaaacttggAAAGGTCAGATTCAATCCTCCCAAATTATGCCTCACGATTAGGCTTTTTACCAAACTTGTCTATTACTAAATTCCTTATCCAGTTGTCTCCATATAATCTGGTCTTGAAGACATGATCATGCTAattgttgaaaacttgaaatgatGAATGGGGTGGTACATATAAGGTTGACTCTTAAAAGGACAATATGATACGATGAGGATGCATAACGAAGTTTTGTACGTGAATATATTTAGAATCGTCAATAAAATTGGGCAAGTATTTCTTGTTTAAAGGCAAGACATTTGTTCAAACTTCTTTAAAATGTATGCAAGAGTAGAGAGTGGTTGAGGTATGTTGCGCACAAAAAGGTTAAGATAAGATAAAGTATTTTACAAGTTATCTCAAAAGCGTTTAAAATGACTAAAACAAGTAAGTATGCATAATGCAATTGAATCTTGCACATGTCAACACGAACTAGGGTATCAATGGATCAGATGATGTTGTTTTAACAACTTTATTTTCTACGCAGGTCGAAATGAGTAGACAAATAGAGAAAGTTGACATGCGGATTTCAAATTAAATTCATATTGCCCTCAAAACCTAGGAAGAAAGGAGGGAGCTAGCTAGTTGATATAAGACCATTGAATCCTGATAATTTGAAGCAATTTGGCATGGACTTGGCTGTCACCCCCTAAAGAACGTACTTCATGATCTCCACGGCCTCATTTCTTGGTGTTTTGTTCACAGGTTATCCATTCACAACGTGCAACCACTTTTTAAAgataattgaatataaccacagGTTCACAACTAAACTCGACCAACTAGCTAGCAACACAACCCTCTCTGCGTTTCTGAGTCGTTTGTGACCAAACTAAATGTTCTCTCACATAATGGTGAAGAGCAAGACTAGCTAGCTGGATGATCGAATTgctctaaatatatattaaatcagTTCATGCATGTGGAGCGGTATATGATGATAAAGAAGAACCATGCAGCTCAAAAGTAGTTTTTGGCCTTTTTTCCAGTCCTTTTTGGTTCGTTACTTCTCTGAATATTCATGTGGGACTGATCGAATACCCTAAACCtctcgtcaaaaaaaaaataaataaataaatacccTAAACCTGAAAATACCAGTGTTATCCGTGGTTAGGACGTTAGGTTACGCATATTTCTCAATCTGCTTTCATTACATATAACCACATTGTCTTCGAGCTTTCTCTTTTTTTGCTGGAGAGATatctttttcttcatcttcttcttcgataTATGATCAGAACACGTTACAATCACATGAACATGAATATGACTGAATtcacatcccacctttcttctGAAAAGCTAGGTCATGTCACCATAAATGTCAAAGACTTTTTTTCTTCCATAATCTAAATCCAATTGACAAGCCTTGACCTATTTATATGCGTTTACATTTGTATAAAAATATATCCTTTGAAGgataatatatattaaatattgtCGTGATAGTAATATTTATTTGAAATGGATTGAGATATATGTCATTTCTGAACTTCAAACCTCTTGTCCTCCTAATTCCTATCTTGTCTGATCTTTCAAAAATGTGAAATGAAATAGTGACGGCCGGATATATATGCTTCAATTTTTCCTTTATGTCCTTTATCTTTTTATATCCAAGCGCCAACCattatcttttatttgccttttttctcttctttcctaCCTAGTTGATCGATCTGATGAATCAACATCTTTCCCACAAACTTTTTTAAGTCATGGCTTTACTATCTTTGCATCAAATTGTCTAAAAGTGTAGGCCCTTATATCAACTTGTGTTATGTTATATTGAAATTTGTTATCCGCATATAATTAACTTTATAACAGCAAATGATTATTTGGCTATGATCACAAATCATCATAAGCCTATGGAATGAGCATACAACGTGTACGTTATAATTACCAGCTAATACTCCAATCAGTGATTTCCACTATTAATATTGATTGATAAGATCATGTCGATCGGTAGATATTTAATTATGTTTTGTTATTGCAAGATAATGTTatcttctgtttctttctgTTTCAGGTTGAATCATTAACAATTTTGGGAGGCTTTGCAGTTTGTGACTTCGTGATAAGTTAATTGGAGAGCGAAATCGATGGTCCAAATAGTGAATGGGATTGGAGGAGGACCGATCATAGCCTGTTCAGGTGCAAGGACATAAACGTATTGCTTTAGTACTCTTAAGCTGTTTCTAAACTCTTTGGAGTTAGTCCCAGTGATGAGGGAGGGTGGGAAATAAGATTAAGATTAGACTAGATTAGGGATTCAATTATGTTAatgtaagaagaagaaaagaaaaaaaaaaaaaactcctatGCTGTTTCTTGGATCTCTATATGCAACTAATAAGGATGCTTCTTTAAAGATTGTAATACTTCTTAAGGGCAATGATAAGGGACTTCAAATGAGATTTAAGATTCAAGATCTCAATTTGAAGTGTCATGTCATGTAAGTAAATacatattttattttcaaatcCACTAATAAATCTTACCACAAAATAATCTAATTTCACATCTTATCTCCTATCAAATTAAAACAGAAATGGGATGATTCCTTTTATGCAACACACTCAAAAAAGAAGGATATAAATTGATTACTTTGTATTAGTCAAAAAGTGGGGagcacttttatttttttaaaatgtaTTGGTACAAGATAAAATGATGAAAGGGGCGGACAAATTTTAACCTTTGGCTTCTTTATGAAGTAAGAAGTATGTACCCTAAAATCTTTTTGCATACAAATTGCACATATTTAATGAAAGAATGACACTGAGTGCGGTTTTGTAACTTTGTATGAGGGATAAAGTCAGAACTAAAACCGAGATTGAGTTGCTAATTCATCACGAACCCAGTAAATAAAGTTGGAAAGTAAAATTTGGCAACAAGCACTACTACGAGTGGAACGAATAAAGTAATTATTCGGAGAAGAAGACATATGGGAATGTAACTTCATTTCTATTATGATTTGGGAACCTGATCATATCATGCAGAATCCCACTTGTAAAGGCAATGAGAGTGTCACAGAGAATTCTAACGAAAGCGTGTGAAAGACTATAAAGCAGAAAAGCTAGTTATTTTAGCGGATGAGACATAAAATATGGATTTGGAGAACTTCCGTCTTCAAGCCTTTGGGCTTTTATGTATAGGCCTGCTTCTATTTTGATTCTATTTCGGCGGGCTCATAGTTCTTTACTTTTGGGCTAATTCAAGAAGACATGAAATGTCATATAAAAATTCAACTTTTTAGAAATTTTGGATTCGGAATGTGACATTTTGGAATGATTTTAGCATTGAGATCCATGAGATTTTGGATAAGTGAGGAAACccaccacaactaccatgaGAAACCCAAGCACCATGAGATCCGTCGCCGCAATGAggcaaaagatgagcaaagaGGAAAACATTTAACGCCCACATAAGGGAAGCCAACGgtcctctcaaaaaaaaaaaaaaaaaggaagccaACTACAGGTTTGAGAGGCGTCACCACATATAGTTCAAgaaaaatagggttagtttaaTAGAGGATGAGAGAtggagcatttttttttttttttttttttgactttgtcaaggggaacccaaatgcttcctaggcccaagataaaccccttcggcgcatgtgaaatgctccaactgtgcattgcagcacagtgcctagccactttgacagcttcggggttcgaacctaggttggggagcacacccaacaaggcaagaaccactaggccacttgcagtggttggaGCATTTTCTTAATAGAGccaattttgttttatttttaaattttttataattAGTTGATTGGATTGTAGAAAATAATTAGAAAGTTATTAAGTCAGAATCAAAGTATTAATGAGCCTTCTCTCTAGGGTTAACTCAAATGATGAAAGAGAGTGTTGGAAATTAGAtataagtctttttttttttttttttgtggccaatggtttttcttttttgaagcaaagtttCATATCATTAAATGACCAACCAAAAAGCCAGAGTTTAACAtacacttaaagacagaaaaatggcgggATAACAACCACGCTCCTGTCTAAGTaatgtaaactcattacaagtcaatttTGAGCCCATTTTGTAAGCGAAtccataaacaaagaacaattTCGTGTCTTCTATGGCAACATTATTGACTAGCATCCCCGTTAGCCAGGAGCGCAATTGCGGTACCAACAGAGAGccacttcctagcaaacaaataggagcaattcattatccataagccgcttgaaaatgaacatcaattttatttcagataattaccaactctcGTAGCAGTCTTGATCCGAAACTATTGGTCCTGGACCATAAGTCGACCTGAAAGCCCAAGAATGTCCACATCTCAGGCCAGGCCCACCTTCATCACTAATTGACAAATGAGGGTGGCAAGGCACCCTCCCTACTGGCCTATAACATAGAGCCCAACAACTCAaatttgagcccaggcccaagcccaaatttGAGTAAGGTGAGCAACAGCCATTCTCTGATTCTGCCCCGTCACTGTCGTCGCCAAGTTTTCTGGCGGTTGGCCTCTCCAACACTGCATCCCCGTCCTGGGTTCGCTGCCTCTCTGCTCCAAGCCGACAATCAGACCCATTGGAAGCGAATCGGCCCTGCTCCCCTTATTCTTCGCAAGAAGGACCACTGCTCGTCGCCCCCTGTTCTTGCCGGACCCAACCAGTCCAAGCAACACACGCTCAGGACCGCCGCTGTGCTATGCCCAGAAACCACCGAGCCCTACACTAGAAACCACCACGATCGACTGCTCAAATCCCGATCTACACCAACCCAGAGAACCCAATTGGAACAAATCCGGAACCAATCCACCGCCACTGAACCAGATACAATCCAGACCAATCTCCGCACCGCCGCCACACCGTCGTCGCGCCCGAGAGCGCGTCGCAGCCTTGCCAGGTCTTGGGAGCGAAGCTTCACCGCCGCCGGCAACACAAAACCTAGGTTTCGTAAACCGAGGTCACTCCAAGAAATTCAGAGGCCTCCTTTTAGCTTATGAAAGAACCCTTAGCCAATGGTATTTGAATGGGAAGTAACCCAAAAATTCAGAATTATTATGAACTATCCGTATGAACCCAACTAACATCTAGATTGACTCGACTAAGTTAAGTAGGATAGATGTACATTTGATTCcaaagtttcaattttcaagTAACTTGAACTGCattgccaaaaaagaaaagtaacTAGTAGCTACTTGGAGTAACTTCGGAACCTAAAACACCCACCCCTTTGGAAGATCTATCTGTACTATGTTCTGATTGGGTCTCCTCTTCTCTCATCCAATAGACCAACAAATAAGGATAAGGTGATAAGCTCACGTGGCAGAAACCCAGTTACTGCTCTACACCCTCTACTCCTTAGTCCTTACAAACAGACACTCTTTCTCCTCCCCAATCCTCTCCCAACCAAGCCATGGCCTCACCAACACTCCTAACTCCCACCTCTAAACTCAAATCACTCGTTCCCATCAAGGCCACCAAAACCACCAcctccaccgccaccgccactgCCTCCACAACCTCAGTCCCACAAGCTCGCCGCCGCGAATTCTTATCTATCGCGGCGGCGACTCTTTCGTCGCCAGCATGGCTCTTCCCACTAACACCAGCAGCCCTCGCTGCTTCGGACGAAGAGTACGTTAAAGAGACCGAGGAGGTGATCCAGAAGGTCAAGAGCACCATCAGCATGGACAAGAACGACCCCAATGTGGCCACCGCAGTTGCCGAGCTCAGAGAAACGTCTAACTCGTGGGTGGCGAAGTACAGGAGGGAGAAAAATCTGCTGGCTAGGGTTTCATTCAGAGACATGTACTCGGCGATCAATGCCGTTTCGGGACACTATGTTAGTTTCGGGCCAACGGCTCCGATTCCGGCCAAGAGAAAGGCGAGGATCTTGGAAGAGGTCGAAACTGCAGAGAAAAACCTATTAAGGGGTAGATAGATAATCGATcgattgagaaaaaaaaaaggattactCTGTAAATTTAAGTACTCATGGAGAGCGCcagaggaattttttttttccttctgttttttttATCCTGTCTATTATTTACCTTGAtgttttatttgaatttttgtttGTGAGCTTTGAGGTTACGGAGTGAGATTAATGGTTTAGGGCTTTTACATAAAAACCTTGTTTGAGAACATATGATGCAAAAAATATCCCCATTATGTGGTATATAATTAAGAGTAGTTCGAAAATATTGActattttacctttttttttatgaactaaataaaattacaaaaaaaaaactctacaCAACCTCCTCCTAACTGATCCTAATGGAACGATCAGTAGATATAAATAGGGAGACAATTGAATCAAATAGCTATATTGTTTTACATCATAACTTAAACCAACAATGACATCTGTTACAAATGTAACTTCCTGAAAAATATGATCAATCGGATTTCAGCAAAGGAATAAGCAAACACTCTATTAATCTTGGACACTATATTATCCATAATGCTTCACagcaagaacaccaagaacgcCTTCTCAAAACGCTATTGCTTCATTTGTCAATATTACCTTGTCCTAGCTGAAAATTTATTGGATTTTGATCAGTACTTGAGACCTGCAAATTCAAGAGGTCCAATCTATTTTGACATTGTCATTGGCTCATAAAAGAagtaacaaattacatataagttattgacaaaagatgacttaacagaTACATcatttaaagattgaattaaacatttaaggactaaatcttataAATAAGGATAATCTGCTCTTCACTTGACAATAGTTGACAtctcatgagttaatttactttttttaccCTTAATTACTTTTTTTGACTTCTAgtccctttattttttttttttcagagaaTAATCCCTTATGTTacttctcaaagaaaaaaaaaatccctttcTTTTACACTTTGCTAAGACAGAGACTCTCATAGCTCTTCGtcaaacttctttttcttctttattgttGAACGTGTCATTGGTTCAATAGCAGCTTCATTTGCAGTAGCAGTAGCAATTAGATCTGTCAATCcatgaatgaaattaaaaacaTAGAAAGTCGCATTATTTCCACAGCAAGATTACCAAACCAGTAGCAATTAGTAATAGTAATCAACATGCCAAAACAAAAGGGTTTTGTATAACAACAACCTCATTAAGGACTTTCATCAAACACCTGATGTGCATGAGTTGTCGATGTATACAACTCATGCAATATACAAAAGGGTTTTGTATAACAACAACCTCATTGAAGACTCTACATGTGTTTTTTAGTCAAGAGCTAATGTATTTAATATTTTTCTGGGTCATGTACTGCATATTGGAGTCTTCACCCAAATTCAGAACCAGCTTTACCATATGTACGTCTACCTAGTTGAAGTCTTTGCTTGCTATAGTACTAATTGATGTCCAAGCCAAGACTCCTAGGGGACCTCCCAAACAAGCAAAGTTTAGAATTGGGCTGGTCAATGCTCCTTTAATCAGTATAAGCTTAATTTAAATGTCAACTAACAATGAATATCCGAATTCAAATTTTAAGAAAATGTCTATCACAAAACATCTCAAGTAAACTCCCTTGCTAATAAATTTGCTACTTTATGATGGAGGGAAAAGAATTAGTGCTAGCTAATAGTATTCTTCCTAATAATGGAAGTTGTAACGAAGACTCAAAATGCATACAGTACAACAAAACATAGTAACACAGACTCAAAATGGGATcaaaatcaagcaaatttcCACTCTGAAACTACCAAATACATATGAAAATTAACCAAAACCCAACTCAAAAATTGCAACTCAAACCTTCACATCAGGAGACCATTATTGACCCTCTGCCATTATTGATAACTGCAAATGTTGTTGTACTTCCCATCGAACCCAACTACCCGAAACCCACCCAATAAGTAACTCTACTCCTTCTCCTACTACTCCAACCTCTTCTCACTCTTTCACTCTTGCTTCGCTTCCTCCATTTTCTCCGAAACCAACCCAATAAGTCATCTCCACTTTGGTCTtattaccacctcattttttcATATCCTAATTCGAAGAAATATAAATGAAGGCAGCGAAATTGGAGTAAGGGCTTACCTTATCAACCTCTATTGAAGCCAGATTTGAGCTGAGCACGGATTTGAATCGTAACTGCTACTGCTTCGGATAATTTGCAGATTTGTGAAATCTGAAATTTGAGCTCGGATTAACATATTGCTACTGCTTTTACATAGAATCGAAGAAAAATTCATGAACCAAGTTcgaaattgaagaaaaacttaCTCTGCTACTGTGTTGGATCCGTCGCTGGAGGTTTTGGGGTTTGCGTTTTGGGATTTGGTTTTTGGTTGTTGTGTATTAGGTCAGTGGCATGCACGTAAATTTTGATGAAAACTgagcattttggtcatttttcattaaaattcGGAGCCAAGCCTGCTTCATTTGGTTTTGAGCCTGGGcttgtgtccttatttgtata encodes the following:
- the LOC133744856 gene encoding LOW QUALITY PROTEIN: photosystem II repair protein PSB27-H1, chloroplastic (The sequence of the model RefSeq protein was modified relative to this genomic sequence to represent the inferred CDS: deleted 3 bases in 2 codons) produces the protein MASPTLLTPTSKLKSLVPIKPPKPPPPPPPPLPPQPQSHKLRREFLSIAAATLSSPAWLFPLTPAALAASDEEYVKETEEVIQKVKSTISMDKNDPNVATAVAELRETSNSWVAKYRREKNLLARVSFRDMYSAINAVSGHYVSFGPTAPIPAKRKARILEEVETAEKNLLRGR